Sequence from the Chelonoidis abingdonii isolate Lonesome George chromosome 1, CheloAbing_2.0, whole genome shotgun sequence genome:
GGTAGAAACTTCAGCTAGACTAAACTCTGATAATGGTGCTACTACCTTTCAACATCCTGGATCAATAAGGTGCCATGCTTAAATAGCTATCCACTTAGTTTTACATCTGCTCTTCATAAGAGTGTCTAAGTCTCTGATTTTGTTTGTGATATTTTCCATTGCTGTCTAGGTGTTGCTTTCTTCCTACTCAGATCAAAGACAGGAGAATGAAGTGGTGGGTTTCCTGAGAATTTCCCACCCCTTTTTAGGGGGGAACCCTCATTTTATTCCTGCAAATCTAGGGTGTAACttaactcatctaaatatttgcctagttttacaacaggctacataaaaaacactactGAAGTCggaacaaattaaaatttcatacagacagactggtttatactactctatatactatatactgaaatgtaagcacaatatttatattccaactaatttattttataattatatggtaaaaatgagaaagtaagccatttttcactaatagtgtgctgggacacttttgtattttatgtctgattttgtaagcaagtagtttttaggtgaggtgaaacttgggggtatgtgAGACAAATCAGTCTCCTGAAAGCGGTAcactagtctggaaaggctgaaagCCACTGATACAGACAACTTCTTCCTTTACATACATTTACGCATTGCACTTGCTGTACAAAAAATCACACCTTTTTTAATTGGAATGGTTACTCTGCAGGAACCAAACCCTGTACAGCATGATCTGTCCATGTGCTGTTCACCTGGAACCCAATCTTTACATTCCAAGTTTATCTTGTCCATAGCATCAAGGTGTTGCTGCTTATCTTAGCAAGCACAGACATCTTGACTCCAGCAAACTGTTTCTCAAGCCCTTATTTACAACTTAACCTCCCATTCGCCTTCCCAATTATGCCCACTAAGAAATGAGCCAAATTACTTATGTCAAGCCAGACCTACACTTTCTACCAGTGTCCTGAAAGAGAATAAGACCCAAGTTTTTTTCCAACACTCAAGTCTTCCTTGCCTCACATTATACAGCACAACCAGTTAGCAGTCATAGGGGTGTTCAACAGAACTCATCTACATTGGAGTGTGTCCATTCCAGGCCTCTCATAGTTTCTCTTTCTTGGACAGATGAAGTGCGGGCTGGTGCTTACCGTCAGCTTTTCCATccagaacagctgatcactggaAAGGAGGATGCAGCTAATAACTATGCCCGTGGTCACTACACCATTGGTAAAGAAAGTATTGATCTGGTGCTTGATCGTATCCGTAAGCTGGTAAGTGCCAGTACTTTTGAAATAGGACTTGAGGTTGTTGTGAAGGAAGGGGAACAGATAGCTCCTTTTGCTCCTGATAGTGTACTTTGTTCAGAGCTGAGACCGTCAGATCCATGGGGATTCCATTATTGGTCCAAGTGAGAAAAGGGTCTGTAGATCTGACAGGCAGACAGATGCTCTTGAAAGGTGGTTCTTGGGATTAAAACCTTCAACTTTATTGTGGTAACAGCAAGCCAAGTCTGATATTTCTTGGTACGTGAGGAGTTAGCTAAATATCTGTTCACTTTGTTTTAGTAAACCTAGATTCTAGAGGTATGAATTTCACCAAGTTAAATTCCATACACAGAGTCTGATTTATATTTCATGGATTGGGCTGTTGAAGGAGAGCATAGGAGAGAGCATTAACAAGTCTTTTCCCAGGAAGACCTGGGCTGATCTCTGTGCTGTGTTTTGGATACAGATGTCACAGCTTCAATCTCAGGATGTGCACATGGAAGTCTCAGAGATTTAGACTGATtccttttgttctctgtttggcTTTTCAGACCGATGCCTGTTCTGGGCTACAGGGATTCCTGATTTTCCACAGTTTTGGGGGGGGCACTGGCTCTGGCTTTACCTCCTTGTTGATGGAGCGCCTCTCCCTGGATTACGGCAAGAAGTCCAAACTGGAGTTTGCCATCTACCCAGCCCCTCAAGTCTCCACTGCCGTAGTGGAGCCGTACAACTCCATCCTGACCACTCACACCACCCTGGAGCATTCAGACTGCGCCTTCATGGTGGACAATGAGGCCATCTATGACATCTGCCGTCGCAACTTGGACATTGAACGCCCCACTTACACCAACCTTAATCGTCTCATCAGCCAGATAGTCTCATCAATCACTGCCTCTCTGCGCTTTGATGGTGCCCTCAATGTGGATCTGACAGAGTTTCAGACCAACCTGGTGCCCTACCCTCGCATCCACTTCCCCTTGGTGACATATGCACCCATCATCTCCTCTGAGAAAGCCTACCATGAGCAGCTGTCAGTGGCGGAAATCACCAGTTCCTGCTTTGAACCCAACAACCAGATGGTGAAGTGTGATCCCCGTCATGGAAAATACATGGCCTGCTGCATGTTGTACCGTGGTGACGTGGTCCCCAAAGATGTCAACGTAGCTATTGCTGCCATCAAGACCAAGAGAACGATCCAGTTTGTGGACTGGTGTCCAACAGGCTTCAAGGTAAGAGGGACAAAGACACATTGGCACTGTatattaaagggacattgtcaagtAGTCCAGCCCAAATTGCGATTTCAACTCTTGAATGTTTTCCATTTGTGAGAAAAGTGAATGcttagaagtgtgtgtgtgtgtgtgtctctctgtctctgtctctctgtgtgtgtaatcTTCAGTTAGTCCTATGGAAAATGGATGTGTCCTATTTACATATCCTACTTACATAGCCTTTTAAGGAGTCa
This genomic interval carries:
- the LOC116815626 gene encoding tubulin alpha-8 chain isoform X2; translation: MRECISIHVGQAGVQIGNACWELFCLEHGIQPDGTFKNQPNKVNNDDSFNTFFSETVTEKHVPRAVMVDLEPTVVDEVRAGAYRQLFHPEQLITGKEDAANNYARGHYTIGKESIDLVLDRIRKLTDACSGLQGFLIFHSFGGGTGSGFTSLLMERLSLDYGKKSKLEFAIYPAPQVSTAVVEPYNSILTTHTTLEHSDCAFMVDNEAIYDICRRNLDIERPTYTNLNRLISQIVSSITASLRFDGALNVDLTEFQTNLVPYPRIHFPLVTYAPIISSEKAYHEQLSVAEITSSCFEPNNQMVKCDPRHGKYMACCMLYRGDVVPKDVNVAIAAIKTKRTIQFVDWCPTGFKVGINYQPPTVVPGGDLAQVQRAVCMLSNTTAIAEAWARLDHKFDLMYAKRAFVHWYVGEGMEEGEFAEAREDLAALEKDYEEVGTDSFEEENDGEEF
- the LOC116815626 gene encoding tubulin alpha-8 chain isoform X1, coding for MVNRECISIHVGQAGVQIGNACWELFCLEHGIQPDGTFKNQPNKVNNDDSFNTFFSETVTEKHVPRAVMVDLEPTVVDEVRAGAYRQLFHPEQLITGKEDAANNYARGHYTIGKESIDLVLDRIRKLTDACSGLQGFLIFHSFGGGTGSGFTSLLMERLSLDYGKKSKLEFAIYPAPQVSTAVVEPYNSILTTHTTLEHSDCAFMVDNEAIYDICRRNLDIERPTYTNLNRLISQIVSSITASLRFDGALNVDLTEFQTNLVPYPRIHFPLVTYAPIISSEKAYHEQLSVAEITSSCFEPNNQMVKCDPRHGKYMACCMLYRGDVVPKDVNVAIAAIKTKRTIQFVDWCPTGFKVGINYQPPTVVPGGDLAQVQRAVCMLSNTTAIAEAWARLDHKFDLMYAKRAFVHWYVGEGMEEGEFAEAREDLAALEKDYEEVGTDSFEEENDGEEF